In one window of Veillonellaceae bacterium DNA:
- a CDS encoding NUDIX domain-containing protein — protein sequence MNIISAGLMMYRLNNGQLEIFLAHPGGPYNKNKDAGYWGIPKGHVEGSESYFEAAIREFTEETGIIPHGDFIPLSWIKQISGKTVYAWAFAGDWNDDQPIKSNTFEIEWPPRSGNLMSFPEIDKAAFFPVDVAEQKIIPAQREFIERLKLHLATR from the coding sequence TTGAATATTATTAGCGCCGGACTAATGATGTATCGGCTTAACAACGGCCAATTAGAAATTTTCTTAGCCCATCCTGGCGGGCCCTATAACAAAAACAAGGATGCCGGCTATTGGGGCATCCCTAAGGGTCACGTCGAAGGGTCAGAGTCCTATTTTGAGGCCGCTATTCGCGAATTTACCGAAGAAACGGGGATTATCCCGCATGGCGATTTTATTCCACTCAGCTGGATTAAGCAAATTAGCGGCAAAACAGTTTATGCTTGGGCGTTTGCCGGCGACTGGAATGACGATCAGCCAATTAAGAGCAATACCTTTGAGATTGAGTGGCCGCCACGCTCGGGTAACCTTATGAGTTTTCCTGAAATTGATAAGGCTGCCTTCTTTCCGGTAGATGTCGCCGAGCAAAAGATTATTCCCGCCCAGCGGGAGTTTATCGAACGCCTAAAATTGCACTTGGCGACACGCTAG
- a CDS encoding DUF438 domain-containing protein: MSEYINNREHRQKALKEIIMELHQGKPLHEVKAKFDKIAGDLDAAELSQIEQKLINEGLPVAEVQRLCDVHAAVFRDALSKNPDVKVEPGHPVDIFKAENRALENLIKNEISPILNKLRDGAEINDKETVLELVAKLNLLWDIDKHYSRKENLIFPFVEKYGITGPPKVMWGVDDKIRDLLKQAKHLATNYQATQKEELIEKTEETLAQIDEMIFKEEKIFFPMALEKLTQDEWFKIAEDSDEIGYCLVEPQPGWKAYREKSGAHMKAAKAEHLDSGFIKFDTGLLTPKEIDLIFKHLPIDITYVDKDDVVKFFSATPDRVFARTRTIIGRKVENCHPPDSVHIVESIVNDFKSGKKNNEDFWIKMGDKYVYIRYFAVRDENGEYVGTVEVTQDIKPIQGISGEKRIMD, encoded by the coding sequence ATGAGCGAATATATAAATAACCGTGAACATCGGCAAAAGGCGTTAAAGGAAATCATCATGGAGCTGCATCAGGGCAAGCCCCTGCACGAAGTCAAGGCAAAATTTGATAAGATTGCCGGCGATTTGGACGCAGCTGAGCTGTCGCAAATTGAGCAAAAACTTATCAATGAAGGCCTTCCGGTTGCTGAAGTCCAGCGACTATGCGATGTTCATGCCGCCGTCTTTCGCGATGCGCTGTCTAAGAATCCAGACGTGAAGGTTGAACCGGGTCATCCGGTAGATATCTTTAAAGCTGAAAACCGGGCGTTGGAAAACTTGATAAAAAATGAGATTAGTCCAATTTTAAACAAATTGCGGGATGGCGCAGAAATTAATGATAAAGAAACAGTTTTAGAGCTCGTTGCCAAGCTTAATCTATTATGGGATATTGATAAGCACTACAGCCGCAAAGAAAATTTAATTTTCCCCTTTGTTGAAAAATACGGCATAACCGGGCCACCCAAGGTAATGTGGGGTGTTGATGATAAAATCCGTGATTTGCTGAAGCAGGCAAAACATTTAGCAACCAATTACCAGGCAACGCAAAAAGAAGAGCTAATCGAAAAAACTGAAGAAACACTCGCGCAAATTGATGAGATGATTTTTAAGGAAGAAAAAATATTCTTTCCTATGGCGCTTGAAAAGCTTACGCAAGACGAGTGGTTTAAAATAGCCGAAGACAGTGATGAAATTGGCTACTGCTTGGTCGAGCCTCAGCCGGGTTGGAAGGCCTATCGTGAGAAATCAGGCGCTCATATGAAGGCTGCTAAGGCAGAGCATCTTGATAGTGGCTTTATCAAATTTGACACCGGTCTCTTAACCCCCAAAGAAATTGACCTTATTTTTAAACATCTTCCTATCGATATTACATATGTTGATAAAGATGATGTCGTTAAGTTTTTCTCGGCTACCCCTGATCGCGTTTTTGCCCGGACCCGTACTATTATCGGCCGCAAGGTTGAGAACTGCCATCCGCCGGATAGTGTTCATATTGTCGAGAGTATTGTCAATGATTTTAAAAGCGGCAAGAAGAATAATGAAGACTTTTGGATTAAAATGGGCGACAAATATGTATATATACGCTATTTCGCTGTGCGTGATGAAAACGGGGAGTATGTAGGTACGGTAGAGGTAACGCAGGATATCAAACCGATTCAGGGCATCAGCGGTGAAAAACGCATTATGGACTAA
- the namA gene encoding NADPH dehydrogenase NamA: MLFSPMTIRELKLKNRIVMPPMCMYVADHDGRAINWHVVHYASRAIGQVGLIIVEATGVEDRGRITDNDLGIWEDGQIDGLKRIVDAVHHCGGKIAIQLGHAGRKSTVGYTTPVAPSAIAFSKEYRTPKELTKSEIQQVIEKFAKAANRAATAGFDAVEIHAAHGYLINEFMSPLANKREDEYGGSLENRVRLLGEVLSAVRSVLPSKVVIFVRVSAHDYEPDGNTPEITADMLNLVKDKGIDCVNVSSGAVTSFAPRAYPGYQIPFALTIRDKTGLPVIGGGLITEPIQAETVIKAGVDLVYIGRELLRNPYFPLKAAHTLGQDIHWPQPYERSKYR, from the coding sequence TTGCTGTTCAGCCCTATGACTATACGGGAACTTAAACTCAAGAATAGGATTGTTATGCCGCCAATGTGTATGTATGTAGCTGACCACGACGGCCGGGCAATCAATTGGCATGTAGTCCATTATGCATCGCGTGCAATTGGCCAGGTTGGCCTCATAATTGTCGAGGCAACCGGGGTAGAAGATCGTGGGCGAATTACTGATAATGATTTAGGCATATGGGAAGATGGTCAGATTGATGGTCTAAAACGTATAGTAGATGCAGTGCATCACTGCGGCGGCAAAATTGCTATTCAGCTTGGTCATGCCGGACGTAAAAGTACTGTGGGTTATACTACACCGGTTGCGCCTTCGGCAATAGCGTTCAGCAAAGAGTACCGGACTCCGAAAGAGCTGACTAAATCGGAAATTCAGCAGGTAATTGAAAAGTTCGCCAAGGCTGCTAACCGGGCCGCCACAGCCGGTTTTGACGCTGTCGAAATTCATGCTGCGCATGGTTATTTAATTAATGAGTTTATGTCGCCGCTCGCCAATAAGCGTGAAGACGAATACGGCGGAAGCCTAGAAAATCGCGTACGCCTATTGGGTGAAGTGCTTAGCGCTGTAAGAAGTGTCCTACCGTCAAAGGTGGTAATCTTTGTTCGGGTTTCAGCCCATGATTACGAGCCGGACGGCAATACCCCTGAAATAACCGCCGACATGCTTAATCTGGTTAAAGACAAAGGAATTGACTGTGTCAATGTCAGCTCGGGAGCGGTAACCTCCTTTGCACCGCGGGCGTATCCGGGCTATCAAATTCCGTTTGCCCTAACCATTAGAGACAAAACTGGGCTTCCAGTAATAGGGGGCGGCTTAATCACTGAGCCAATCCAGGCCGAAACGGTTATTAAAGCTGGAGTTGATTTAGTCTATATCGGCCGCGAGTTGCTGCGCAACCCTTACTTTCCGCTCAAGGCAGCGCATACGCTCGGCCAGGACATCCATTGGCCACAGCCTTATGAGAGAAGTAAATATCGGTAA
- a CDS encoding CRISPR system precrRNA processing endoribonuclease RAMP protein Cas6, which translates to MFFLFRFAKYQIVIEAQQFGLELPRYKGSTLRGGFGHVFRRICCSQPKEICSVCLLAQACPYALIFEPGPSPGSEVLKNYSNIPRPFVIEPPLDDKMHYAPGERLSFNLILIGQAVQYLPYFILAFKELGKVGIGRGRLPYKLVDIAAAINNRETVSIYNTSTGTITPVDSEQTAAILDESTNKTDGVLKLDFLTMTRLKFENTLTTDIPFHVLIRNLLRRISTLYYFYQDGPKLDIDYKMLIDKAEEIKIISSELRLVDWERYSQRQNTHVNMGGLVGSVVYEGNVEPFMPLIKLGEVIHVGKGCVFGLGKYEVAE; encoded by the coding sequence ATGTTTTTTCTATTTCGCTTCGCTAAATATCAAATTGTTATCGAAGCCCAACAGTTCGGACTAGAATTGCCGCGGTATAAGGGATCAACCTTAAGGGGCGGTTTCGGACATGTATTTCGGCGGATTTGCTGCAGCCAACCTAAAGAAATTTGTTCGGTATGTCTCTTAGCACAAGCCTGCCCTTATGCGCTCATCTTTGAGCCAGGGCCGTCGCCGGGCAGTGAAGTACTAAAAAACTATAGCAATATACCACGTCCCTTTGTTATTGAGCCTCCGCTTGACGATAAGATGCATTACGCTCCGGGCGAGCGTTTAAGCTTTAATTTGATTTTGATTGGACAAGCAGTTCAATATTTGCCGTATTTTATCCTTGCTTTTAAAGAACTAGGCAAGGTAGGTATCGGCAGGGGACGCTTACCGTACAAATTGGTAGACATTGCGGCGGCTATCAATAACCGAGAGACTGTGTCTATATATAATACATCCACCGGAACTATCACACCTGTAGATTCGGAACAAACAGCAGCAATATTGGATGAGTCGACCAATAAAACTGACGGTGTGCTTAAACTCGACTTTTTAACGATGACCAGGTTAAAGTTTGAAAATACGCTGACTACAGATATTCCTTTTCACGTTCTTATCAGAAACCTGCTTAGAAGGATAAGCACGCTCTATTATTTTTATCAGGACGGACCAAAACTAGATATTGATTACAAAATGCTTATAGATAAAGCCGAAGAGATTAAGATAATATCATCTGAGTTGAGATTAGTTGACTGGGAGCGCTATTCACAGCGGCAAAATACCCATGTGAATATGGGCGGACTGGTCGGAAGTGTAGTTTATGAAGGTAATGTTGAGCCTTTCATGCCGTTAATCAAGCTTGGCGAGGTTATTCATGTTGGTAAGGGGTGTGTGTTTGGGTTGGGGAAGTATGAGGTAGCTGAATAA